A section of the Triticum dicoccoides isolate Atlit2015 ecotype Zavitan chromosome 7A, WEW_v2.0, whole genome shotgun sequence genome encodes:
- the LOC119332915 gene encoding uncharacterized protein LOC119332915, whose translation MEALPDDIVVEILVRVTGVAALFRCAATCNRWRRLIADTSFLFRLWPEGVPHSSFLLGFLVTQLSREERPARIISAPAPSFALAPWSPLGDRYRFLGHYIHGLLKDGRLHTVPLTARRGLLLNHIVELVYPNNMTTEGSFSLALCDPLAGVGRELPPLKYNGKFTMVGYTILTDLDCCSDKRRWPIYEVSFKVLIISADEGQPGYNLHVFMPAEWSWSTPRQFFGTLEHGVHVAPQQANAVVCQGAAHWLFRRTSSFYTLSVCAKTAHMSLTRLPITPYQIDLNLYSEPMLSVTNDGMLSLLRLYRKFTMLEIWTCQGDYKSEDDNVDRWYRTKMIKLKRPTQIKIDLVRCVCIGEMSGKLLVNDNQGCVYIADLQTGAMETVTEWFRSSVQSAIPFEMDWPAYFMSQLAGGRIKRTKLGGAIQKIAKSFWGLVVVSVIFGLIAMRWAWA comes from the coding sequence ATGGAGGCGCTGCCGGACGACATCGTTGTGGAGATCCTGGTGCGCGTGACGGGCGTTGCCGCCCTCTTCCGCTGCGCCGCGACGTGCAATCGGTGGCGCCGCCTCATCGCCGACACCTCTTTCCTCTTCCGCCTCTGGCCAGAGGGCGTGCCCCACTCGTCCTTCCTCCTCGGCTTCCTCGTCACACAACTGTCCCGTGAAGAACGACCAGCCAGAATCATCTCTGCGCCCGCGCCGTCGTTCGCCCTGGCGCCATGGTCGCCCCTCGGAGACCGCTACCGCTTCCTCGGGCATTACATCCACGGCCTCCTCAAGGATGGTCGCTTGCACACGGTGCCGCTCACCGCGCGTCGCGGCCTTCTTCTCAATCACATCGTCGAACTCGTCTACCCCAACAATATGACGACCGAGGGAAGCTTCAGTCTGGCATTGTGCGATCCGCTCGCGGGCGTAGGTCGCGAGCTCCCCCCGCTGAAGTACAATGGAAAATTCACGATGGTAGGGTATACCATCCTAACCGATCTGGATTGCTGCTCCGACAAACGGCGATGGCCAATCTACGAGGTCTCCTTCAAAGTGCTAATCATCAGTGCCGACGAAGGTCAGCCAGGGTACAATCTCCATGTGTTCATGCCCGCTGAGTGGAGCTGGAGCACGCCTAGACAGTTCTTTGGCACTCTGGAGCACGGCGTGCATGTGGCGCCCCAGCAGGCCAACGCCGTCGTGTGCCAAGGCGCGGCACACTGGCTTTTCAGGCGGACGTCAAGCTTTTACACGCTCAGTGTGTGCGCTAAGACTGCCCACATGTCCTTAACAAGGCTCCCAATCACGCCGTACCAAATCGACCTCAACTTGTATAGTGAACCAATGCTTAGTGTCACCAATGACGGGATGCTATCGTTACTTCGTTTGTATAGGAAATTCACCATGCTGGAGATCTGGACATGTCAAGGTGACTATAAAAGTGAGGATGACAACGTGGACCGCTGGTACCGCACAAAGATGATCAAGCTAAAACGACCCACGCAGATTAAGATCGACCTTGTGCGATGCGTGTGTATCGGAGAGATGAGTGGCAAACTGCTGGTCAATGACAATCAAGGTTGTGTGTACATTGCAGACCTCCAAACTGGTGCAATGGAGACGGTCACCGAGTGGTTTCGCAGCAGTGTCCAGAGTGCTATACCCTTTGAGATGGATTGGCCTGCCTACTTCATGTCTCAGTTGGCTGGTGGCAGGATCAAGCGGACTAAATTGGGAGGAGCTATACAGAAAATTGCGAAATCTTTCTGGGGACTAGTAGTTGTGTCAGTAATCTTTGGACTAATTGCTATGAGGTGGGCTTGGGCCTAG